A single region of the Plantactinospora soyae genome encodes:
- a CDS encoding sensor histidine kinase, which yields MHSSLAERLERLQPWLRRRLIQGGQALLLAVLSVSANIALLVLSVLALAFTVLGAGLFAFPAVTLAVRDLANLNRRIAAQWTGTEIPAPYRPEPAGAGLWGRYRWVVTDPATWRDLRWLVVSIPVGLVLGLLPLCLVGYGLEGLIGVPVLLWSLDVWYGYATTWPIDSVFEAVLSVPQGALLVFLGGFLAQRIHQLHAGFIRALLAPTPTALLTQRVQRLTETRSDAMDAQAAELRRIERDLHDGAQARLVALSMNIGLAEALMARDPEAAQQLMAEAREASGEALGELRDLVRGIHPPVLAERGLDGAVRALAMKLPLFIDVDVDLPGRPQAPVESAVYFAVAELLANVAKHSHAEEAWVRLRHGDGRLVAVVADGGLGGADPAAGSGLRGIERRLAAFDGTMSVASPPGGPTTVTMELPCELSSPKTSPYSETG from the coding sequence ATGCACAGCTCCCTCGCCGAACGGCTGGAACGGCTACAACCGTGGCTCCGCCGCCGCCTCATCCAGGGTGGCCAGGCGCTGCTGCTCGCCGTACTGTCGGTCAGCGCCAACATCGCGCTGCTGGTCCTGTCGGTGCTGGCACTCGCCTTCACCGTGCTCGGCGCCGGGCTGTTCGCCTTTCCGGCGGTGACCCTCGCGGTACGCGACCTCGCCAACCTGAACCGGCGGATCGCCGCGCAGTGGACCGGCACCGAGATCCCGGCGCCGTACCGACCGGAGCCGGCCGGGGCGGGCCTCTGGGGCCGGTACCGGTGGGTGGTCACCGACCCGGCGACCTGGCGGGACCTGCGCTGGCTGGTGGTGTCGATCCCGGTCGGCCTGGTGCTGGGCCTGCTTCCGCTCTGCCTGGTGGGCTACGGCCTGGAGGGCCTCATCGGCGTACCGGTGCTGCTCTGGTCCCTCGACGTCTGGTACGGGTACGCCACGACCTGGCCGATCGACAGCGTGTTCGAGGCGGTGCTCTCGGTGCCGCAGGGCGCCCTGCTGGTGTTCCTCGGCGGGTTCCTGGCCCAGCGGATCCACCAGTTGCACGCCGGGTTCATCCGCGCGCTGCTGGCCCCCACCCCGACGGCGCTGCTGACCCAACGGGTACAGCGGCTCACCGAGACCCGGTCCGACGCGATGGACGCGCAGGCCGCCGAGCTACGCCGGATCGAGCGGGACCTGCACGACGGCGCCCAGGCCCGGCTGGTGGCCCTGAGCATGAACATCGGGCTGGCCGAGGCGTTGATGGCCCGGGATCCCGAGGCGGCCCAGCAGCTGATGGCGGAGGCCCGGGAGGCCAGCGGCGAGGCGCTGGGCGAGCTGCGGGACCTCGTCCGGGGCATCCATCCTCCGGTGCTCGCCGAACGCGGGCTGGACGGCGCGGTGCGGGCCCTCGCCATGAAGCTGCCGCTCTTCATCGACGTCGACGTCGACCTGCCGGGCCGACCACAGGCCCCGGTCGAGTCGGCGGTCTACTTCGCGGTGGCCGAACTGCTGGCCAACGTCGCCAAGCACAGCCACGCCGAGGAGGCCTGGGTACGGCTCAGGCACGGCGACGGACGGCTCGTCGCGGTGGTCGCGGACGGTGGCCTCGGCGGTGCCGATCCGGCAGCCGGAAGTGGCCTGCGGGGGATCGAACGACGGCTCGCCGCCTTTGATGGCACGATGTCCGTGGCCAGCCCGCCCGGCGGGCCCACGACCGTGACCATGGAGCTGCCGTGCGAGTTGTCATCGCCGAAGACCTCGCCCTACTCAGAGACGGGATAA
- a CDS encoding LuxR C-terminal-related transcriptional regulator, with the protein MRVVIAEDLALLRDGITRLLQAFDFEVVAAVDNGPALLPALIEHRPDVAVVDVRLPPTFTDEGLQAAIQARARIPGLPILVLSQHVEQLYARELLADRSGAIGYLLKDRVSNVGQFVDAVRQVANGGTVMDPEVIGQLLAKHAGTEPLHPLTAREREVLGLMAEGRSNAAIAGRLFVTEKAVSKHINSIFSKLGMPPSDDDNRRVLAVLTYLNA; encoded by the coding sequence GTGCGAGTTGTCATCGCCGAAGACCTCGCCCTACTCAGAGACGGGATAACCCGACTGCTCCAGGCGTTCGACTTCGAGGTCGTCGCGGCCGTCGACAACGGGCCGGCGCTGCTGCCGGCGCTGATCGAGCATCGGCCCGACGTGGCGGTGGTCGACGTACGGCTGCCGCCCACCTTCACCGACGAGGGGCTCCAGGCGGCGATCCAGGCCCGGGCGCGGATTCCCGGGCTGCCGATCCTGGTCCTGTCCCAACACGTCGAACAGCTCTACGCCCGTGAGCTGCTGGCCGACCGCAGCGGCGCGATCGGCTACCTGCTCAAGGACCGGGTCTCCAACGTCGGCCAGTTCGTCGACGCGGTGCGCCAGGTCGCCAACGGCGGCACCGTGATGGATCCGGAGGTGATCGGCCAACTGCTGGCCAAGCATGCCGGCACCGAGCCACTGCACCCCCTCACCGCGCGGGAACGCGAGGTCCTCGGCCTGATGGCGGAGGGCCGCTCGAATGCGGCGATCGCCGGTCGGCTCTTCGTCACCGAGAAGGCGGTCAGCAAGCACATCAACAGCATCTTCAGCAAGCTGGGCATGCCACCGTCCGACGACGACAACCGACGGGTGCTGGCGGTCCTGACCTACCTGAACGCCTGA
- a CDS encoding cytochrome P450 produces MTDSRQVTARPYPFAAPDRLNLDPRYAQLRRDEPLSRVQLPFGEEAWLATRYEDVRVVMGDARFSRALSVGRDEPRTIPRQQDLGMLRMDPPDHTRLRRLVAKAFTARRVELLRTRAQQITDELVDEMVKAGPPADLVEQFATPLPIQVICELLGVPFADRDKFHTWSEAIVSTTSLGVDQIQEYLNNLWGYIGELVAVRRREPVDDLLGAMVRARDENEDRLTEEELVQLAAGLLAAGHETTVTQIPNFVYVLLEHPAELARLRADPTLVPSAVEELIRFVPLGVASAFPRYATEDIELGGVLVRAGEPVLPAVGSANRDGEVFADPDRLDLGRVPNPHVGFGHGVHHCIGAQLARMELQVAIHTLVTRLPGLRLAVPEPELTWKSGLLVRGLAALPVTW; encoded by the coding sequence ATGACGGACAGCCGGCAGGTAACCGCCCGACCGTACCCGTTCGCCGCTCCCGACCGACTCAACCTCGATCCGCGCTACGCGCAACTGCGCCGGGACGAACCACTGTCCCGGGTACAGCTGCCGTTCGGCGAGGAGGCCTGGCTCGCCACCCGGTACGAAGACGTCCGGGTTGTGATGGGTGACGCCCGGTTCAGCCGCGCTCTCAGCGTCGGCCGCGACGAGCCCCGGACCATCCCACGGCAGCAGGACCTCGGCATGCTCAGGATGGATCCACCGGACCACACCCGGCTGCGCCGACTGGTGGCGAAGGCGTTCACCGCCCGCCGGGTCGAGCTGCTCCGCACCCGTGCCCAGCAGATCACCGACGAGCTGGTGGACGAGATGGTGAAGGCCGGTCCGCCGGCCGACCTGGTCGAGCAGTTCGCCACGCCGCTGCCGATCCAGGTCATCTGCGAACTGCTCGGGGTGCCGTTCGCCGACCGGGACAAGTTCCACACCTGGTCCGAGGCGATCGTCTCGACCACGTCGCTGGGAGTGGACCAGATCCAGGAGTATCTGAACAACCTCTGGGGCTACATCGGCGAGCTGGTCGCGGTGCGCCGCCGCGAGCCGGTCGACGACCTGCTCGGCGCGATGGTGCGGGCCCGGGACGAGAACGAGGACCGGCTCACCGAGGAGGAGTTGGTGCAACTCGCCGCCGGGCTGCTGGCGGCGGGACACGAGACGACGGTGACCCAGATCCCGAACTTCGTCTACGTGCTGCTGGAGCATCCGGCGGAACTGGCCCGGCTCCGGGCCGACCCCACCCTGGTGCCGTCCGCCGTGGAGGAGCTGATCCGGTTCGTACCGCTCGGCGTCGCCTCGGCCTTCCCCCGCTACGCGACGGAGGACATCGAGCTCGGCGGCGTGCTCGTCCGGGCCGGCGAGCCGGTGCTGCCCGCCGTCGGGTCGGCGAACCGGGACGGCGAGGTGTTCGCCGATCCGGACCGGCTGGACCTGGGTCGCGTTCCCAACCCCCACGTCGGCTTCGGCCACGGGGTGCACCACTGCATCGGCGCGCAGCTGGCCCGGATGGAGTTGCAGGTGGCGATCCACACCCTGGTCACCCGGCTGCCCGGACTGCGACTGGCGGTGCCGGAACCGGAGTTGACCTGGAAGAGCGGCCTGCTCGTACGCGGCCTGGCCGCGCTGCCGGTGACCTGGTGA
- a CDS encoding ferredoxin: MSTAWRVSVDPHRCIGAGICAGTAPQHFHLVDGLSAPLAETVLPADPVIDAAESCPVEAITVQDAGDHRLIAPEP, from the coding sequence GTGAGCACCGCCTGGCGGGTCAGCGTCGACCCGCACCGCTGCATCGGCGCGGGCATCTGCGCCGGCACCGCACCGCAGCACTTCCACCTGGTGGACGGGCTCTCGGCACCGCTGGCCGAGACGGTCCTCCCGGCCGATCCGGTGATCGACGCCGCGGAGTCCTGCCCGGTCGAGGCGATCACGGTGCAGGACGCCGGCGACCACCGGCTCATCGCACCCGAGCCGTGA
- a CDS encoding alpha/beta fold hydrolase has protein sequence MPYLTVGVENSAPIDLHYEDHGAGQPVVLIHGFPLSGAAWEKQVAALLNEGYRTITYDRRGFGTSSQPAVGYDYDTFAADLSILINELDLTDIVLVGHSMGTGEVTRYIANYGSARVSRAIFVSPIPPYLLKTEDNPEGVDQSLFEGFMTSAMADRPAYLTSFMNDFYNVDENLGKRVSDEVIRANWNVAVSASPTGTVASIPAWLSDFRQDLPRIDVPALIIQGDADRVLPYPVTGQRMHAAMPSSQLRTIKGAPHGIPWTHADEVNQALLEFIKTPVDALT, from the coding sequence GTGCCCTATCTGACTGTCGGCGTGGAGAACTCCGCGCCCATTGATCTGCACTACGAGGATCACGGCGCCGGGCAGCCGGTGGTGCTCATCCACGGCTTCCCGCTCAGCGGCGCCGCCTGGGAGAAGCAGGTCGCCGCCCTGCTCAACGAGGGCTACCGGACGATCACCTACGACCGGCGGGGGTTCGGCACGTCCAGCCAGCCGGCGGTGGGTTACGACTACGACACCTTCGCCGCCGACCTCAGCATCCTGATCAACGAGCTGGACCTCACCGACATCGTGCTGGTCGGACACTCGATGGGCACCGGGGAGGTGACCCGGTACATCGCCAACTACGGGTCCGCCCGGGTGAGCCGGGCAATCTTCGTCTCGCCGATCCCGCCGTACCTGCTCAAGACCGAGGACAACCCGGAGGGCGTGGACCAGAGCCTCTTCGAGGGCTTCATGACGAGCGCGATGGCGGACCGGCCCGCGTACCTGACGTCGTTCATGAACGACTTCTACAACGTCGACGAGAACCTGGGTAAGCGGGTCAGCGACGAGGTCATCCGGGCCAACTGGAACGTCGCGGTCAGCGCCTCGCCGACCGGTACCGTGGCCTCCATCCCCGCCTGGCTCAGCGACTTCCGGCAGGACCTGCCCCGGATCGACGTACCGGCGCTGATCATCCAGGGCGACGCGGACCGGGTCCTGCCGTACCCTGTGACCGGACAGCGGATGCACGCGGCGATGCCCAGCAGCCAACTGCGGACGATCAAGGGCGCGCCGCACGGCATCCCGTGGACGCACGCCGACGAGGTCAACCAGGCGCTGCTCGAGTTCATCAAGACCCCGGTCGACGCGCTGACCTGA